A window from Piliocolobus tephrosceles isolate RC106 chromosome 11, ASM277652v3, whole genome shotgun sequence encodes these proteins:
- the STEAP3 gene encoding metalloreductase STEAP3 isoform X2 yields MSGEMDKPLISLHLVDSDSSLAKVPDEAPKVGILGSGDFARSLATRLVGSGFKVVVGSRNPKRTAGLFPSAAQVTFQEEAVSSPEVIFVAVFREHYASLCSLSEQLVGKILVDVSNPTEQEHLQHRESNAEYLASLFPTCTVVKAFNVISAWTLQAGPRDGNRQVPICSDQPEAKRAVSEMALAMGFMPVDMGSLASAREVEAMPLRLLPAWKVPTLLALGLFVCFYAYNFVRDVLQPYMQESQNKFFKLPVSVVNTTLPCVAYVLLSLVYLPGVLAAALQLQRGTKYQRFPDWLDHWLQHRKQIGLLSFFCAALHALYSFCLPLRRAHRYDLVNLAVKQVLANKSHLWVEEEVWRMEIYLSLGVLALGTLSLLAVTSLPSIANSLNWREFSFVQDSPLPTWKYLACMAYPQLKRTAGCSPHQKAAPLSSHRLHALALAARESRWI; encoded by the exons ATGTCAGGAGAGATGGACAAGCCACTGATCAGCCTCCACCTGGTGGACAGCGATAGCAGCCTTGCCAAGGTCCCCGATGAGGCCCCCAAAGTGGGCATCCTGGGAAGCGGGGACTTTGCCCGCTCCCTGGCCACACGCCTGGTGGGCTCTGGCTTCAAAGTGGTGGTGGGGAGCCGCAACCCCAAACGCACAGCCGGGCTGTTCCCCTCAGCGGCCCAAGTGACTTTCCAGGAGGAGGCAGTGAGCTCCCCAGAGGTCATCTTTGTGGCTGTGTTCCGGGAGCACTATGCTTCACTGTGCAGTCTCAGTGAGCAGCTGGTTGGCAAGATCCTGGTGGATGTGAGCAACCCTACAGAGCAAGAGCACCTTCAGCATCGTGAGTCCAATGCTGAGTACCTGGCCTCCCTCTTCCCCACCTGCACAGTGGTCAAGGCCTTCAATGTCATCTCCGCCTGGACCCTGCAGGCTGGCCCGAGGGATGGTAATAGGCAG GTGCCCATCTGCAGTGACCAGCCGGAAGCCAAGCGTGCTGTCTCGGAGATGGCGCTCGCCATGGGCTTCATGCCCGTGGACATGGGATCCCTGGCATCAGCCCGGGAAGTGGAGGCCATGCCCCTGCGCCTCCTCCCGGCCTGGAAGGTGCCCACCCTGCTGGCCCTGGGGCTCTTCGTCTGCTTCTATGCCTACAACTTCGTCCGGGACGTGCTGCAGCCCTACATGCAGGAGAGCCAGAACAAGTTCTTCAAGCTGCCCGTGTCCGTGGTCAACACCACACTGCCGTGTGTGGCCTATGTGCTGCTGTCGCTGGTGTACTTGCCCGGCGTGCTGGCGGCTGCCCTGCAGCTGCAGCGCGGCACCAAGTACCAGCGCTTCCCTGACTGGCTGGACCACTGGCTGCAGCACCGCAAGCAGATCGGGCTACTCAGCTTCTTCTGTGCCGCCCTGCACGCCCTCTACAGCTTCTGCTTGCCGCTGCGCCGCGCCCACCGCTACGACCTGGTCAACCTGGCAGTCAAGCAG GTCTTGGCCAACAAGAGCCACCTCTGGGTGGAGGAGGAGGTCTGGCGGATGGAGATCTACCTCTCCCTGGGAGTGCTGGCCCTCGGCACGCTGTCCCTGCTGGCCGTGACCTCACTGCCATCCATTGCAAACTCGCTCAACTGGAGGGAGTTCAGCTTCGTTCAG GATTCTCCTCTTCCCACCTGGAAGTATCTGGCGTGCATGGCTTATCCACAATTAAAACGGACTGCAGGCTGCTCCCCCCACCAGAAAGCTGCTCCCTTAAGCAGCCATAGATTACATGCCCTGGCTCTGGCTGCCAGAGAAAGCCGGTGGATTTGA
- the STEAP3 gene encoding metalloreductase STEAP3 isoform X1, whose protein sequence is MSGEMDKPLISLHLVDSDSSLAKVPDEAPKVGILGSGDFARSLATRLVGSGFKVVVGSRNPKRTAGLFPSAAQVTFQEEAVSSPEVIFVAVFREHYASLCSLSEQLVGKILVDVSNPTEQEHLQHRESNAEYLASLFPTCTVVKAFNVISAWTLQAGPRDGNRQVPICSDQPEAKRAVSEMALAMGFMPVDMGSLASAREVEAMPLRLLPAWKVPTLLALGLFVCFYAYNFVRDVLQPYMQESQNKFFKLPVSVVNTTLPCVAYVLLSLVYLPGVLAAALQLQRGTKYQRFPDWLDHWLQHRKQIGLLSFFCAALHALYSFCLPLRRAHRYDLVNLAVKQVLANKSHLWVEEEVWRMEIYLSLGVLALGTLSLLAVTSLPSIANSLNWREFSFVQSSLGFVALVLSTLHTLTYGWTRAFEESRYKFYLPPTFTLTLLVPCVIILAKALFLLPCISRRLTRIRRGWERDGAIKFTMPTDHALAEKTSHV, encoded by the exons ATGTCAGGAGAGATGGACAAGCCACTGATCAGCCTCCACCTGGTGGACAGCGATAGCAGCCTTGCCAAGGTCCCCGATGAGGCCCCCAAAGTGGGCATCCTGGGAAGCGGGGACTTTGCCCGCTCCCTGGCCACACGCCTGGTGGGCTCTGGCTTCAAAGTGGTGGTGGGGAGCCGCAACCCCAAACGCACAGCCGGGCTGTTCCCCTCAGCGGCCCAAGTGACTTTCCAGGAGGAGGCAGTGAGCTCCCCAGAGGTCATCTTTGTGGCTGTGTTCCGGGAGCACTATGCTTCACTGTGCAGTCTCAGTGAGCAGCTGGTTGGCAAGATCCTGGTGGATGTGAGCAACCCTACAGAGCAAGAGCACCTTCAGCATCGTGAGTCCAATGCTGAGTACCTGGCCTCCCTCTTCCCCACCTGCACAGTGGTCAAGGCCTTCAATGTCATCTCCGCCTGGACCCTGCAGGCTGGCCCGAGGGATGGTAATAGGCAG GTGCCCATCTGCAGTGACCAGCCGGAAGCCAAGCGTGCTGTCTCGGAGATGGCGCTCGCCATGGGCTTCATGCCCGTGGACATGGGATCCCTGGCATCAGCCCGGGAAGTGGAGGCCATGCCCCTGCGCCTCCTCCCGGCCTGGAAGGTGCCCACCCTGCTGGCCCTGGGGCTCTTCGTCTGCTTCTATGCCTACAACTTCGTCCGGGACGTGCTGCAGCCCTACATGCAGGAGAGCCAGAACAAGTTCTTCAAGCTGCCCGTGTCCGTGGTCAACACCACACTGCCGTGTGTGGCCTATGTGCTGCTGTCGCTGGTGTACTTGCCCGGCGTGCTGGCGGCTGCCCTGCAGCTGCAGCGCGGCACCAAGTACCAGCGCTTCCCTGACTGGCTGGACCACTGGCTGCAGCACCGCAAGCAGATCGGGCTACTCAGCTTCTTCTGTGCCGCCCTGCACGCCCTCTACAGCTTCTGCTTGCCGCTGCGCCGCGCCCACCGCTACGACCTGGTCAACCTGGCAGTCAAGCAG GTCTTGGCCAACAAGAGCCACCTCTGGGTGGAGGAGGAGGTCTGGCGGATGGAGATCTACCTCTCCCTGGGAGTGCTGGCCCTCGGCACGCTGTCCCTGCTGGCCGTGACCTCACTGCCATCCATTGCAAACTCGCTCAACTGGAGGGAGTTCAGCTTCGTTCAG TCCTCGCTGGGCTTTGTGGCCCTGGTGCTGAGCACACTGCACACGCTCACCTATGGCTGGACCCGTGCCTTCGAGGAGAGCCGCTACAAGTTCTACCTGCCTCCCACCTTCACGCTCACGCTGCTGGTGCCGTGCGTCATCATCCTGGCCAAAGCCCTGTTTCTCCTGCCCTGCATCAGCCGCAGACTCACCAGGATCcggaggggctgggagagggacgGCGCCATCAAGTTCACGATGCCCACGGACCACGCCCTGGCCGAGAAGACGAGCCACGTATGA